From Streptomyces sp. NBC_00370, a single genomic window includes:
- a CDS encoding FG-GAP repeat domain-containing protein: MRPHSRRAPQLASALAAAGLCLSAAPHALAADDSGSAMKLSSAEARALAAHVSLDPYGDAAGATGDSQDDAKTAGALTGAASTDDAATPVTFTAKSALEGVRGMGATVPVGKNGDYFTVHSLGNVQRHAADGSAVWERTNNSLYTDWAVKPQRVWQTEPYPARILMGYNAVSPFSPNSDSGYSTGDLTGDGTDDIVFTASVGAVPYRPFTSPGSSLPTGTFVTMLDGATGKTLWSKLYDYASMVKIVDGTLLVADAPRMSLNSPATDTARLSGIHFTYAGGALTPSATWTYDTKAAGEANWGDIQDLGKGKAAVSWDLAATATSDGRGRTLVLNTADGSVSWQTDSMLYSRQLRLDTGRKRLVAVEEADPTDGVRYEVAAYDLKTGRRSTLDSRTNVIPTALTIGDLTAKEGAEYAVAESSLDGDLYVNASTVRALNGDNPSTVLWSNTVKRDADNADDGASIWGLKVAGGTLVTTAQDDERIGTSQNSGGGRLASLTVFSGKGAVKWQQKGVAAAPMYQDVVSDADGSHVRVVDQSQNIRTFKLSNGKQEKLTPLQADVSYAQATDLDKDGTSDVVMAGSSNGVWAYSGPSLADGKPVKLWQATVPGAVHDIETGDVNGDGKPEIVVAADTAVVVLNGKTGKTLATIDGAGQFVHTAKLNDLDGDGQLDILVPTNTLNAYYGDGHKIWSYTAPKAVGADAVFSDPSVLDGKVYASYSKGNSLGLADPAADAVALNAKTGKATWDVAPKAPAASTDGVIHGAVTSHGTFASKEIPYAEGHAVAYLWVIQSQAGAGSTDATSFSQYLEIRDGRTGAVVHSAIVGGLWTHGNFFTDGGILYQVGTSSFRAFKGQGTDDFTIFAIPESHSAAFATGPGGRKLLIGGVEGGLYAWDPSVFSSTNSYAASVGSAIATGGRNYLAADLDGDGVSEVLSLNSDDYGMDRIAENLGGRYLSTDNGIHQIGTYKLS; the protein is encoded by the coding sequence ATGAGACCCCACTCCCGGCGGGCTCCCCAGCTCGCCTCCGCCCTGGCCGCCGCCGGGCTCTGCCTGAGCGCCGCTCCGCACGCCCTGGCCGCTGACGACAGCGGCTCGGCGATGAAGCTGAGCAGCGCCGAGGCCCGGGCGCTGGCCGCCCATGTCAGCCTCGACCCGTACGGCGACGCCGCCGGCGCCACGGGTGACTCGCAGGACGACGCAAAGACGGCCGGCGCCCTGACCGGCGCCGCCTCCACCGACGACGCCGCCACCCCGGTCACCTTCACCGCCAAGTCCGCACTGGAAGGCGTCCGCGGCATGGGCGCCACGGTGCCTGTCGGGAAGAACGGCGACTACTTCACCGTCCACAGCCTGGGCAACGTACAGCGGCACGCCGCCGACGGCAGCGCGGTGTGGGAGCGCACCAACAACTCCCTGTACACGGACTGGGCCGTCAAGCCGCAACGCGTGTGGCAGACCGAGCCGTACCCGGCGCGGATCCTGATGGGCTACAACGCCGTCTCCCCGTTCTCGCCCAACTCCGACTCGGGCTACTCCACCGGAGACCTGACCGGCGACGGTACCGACGACATCGTCTTCACGGCGAGCGTCGGCGCGGTCCCCTACCGCCCGTTCACCTCGCCCGGCTCGTCACTGCCCACCGGCACCTTCGTGACCATGCTCGACGGTGCGACCGGCAAGACGCTCTGGTCGAAGCTGTACGACTACGCCTCGATGGTGAAAATCGTCGACGGCACACTGCTGGTCGCCGACGCCCCGAGGATGAGCCTCAACTCCCCGGCCACCGACACCGCCAGACTGTCCGGCATCCACTTCACTTACGCGGGCGGCGCGTTGACCCCGTCGGCCACATGGACGTACGACACCAAGGCCGCCGGCGAGGCCAACTGGGGTGACATCCAGGATCTCGGCAAGGGCAAAGCCGCCGTCTCCTGGGACCTGGCCGCAACCGCGACCTCCGACGGCCGGGGCCGCACCCTCGTCCTCAACACGGCTGACGGCTCGGTCAGCTGGCAGACCGACAGCATGCTCTACAGCCGTCAGCTACGTCTCGACACGGGCCGCAAGCGGCTCGTCGCCGTCGAGGAGGCCGACCCGACGGACGGTGTCCGCTACGAGGTCGCCGCGTACGACCTCAAGACCGGCCGGCGCTCGACACTGGACAGCCGTACCAACGTGATCCCCACCGCGCTGACCATCGGAGACCTCACGGCCAAGGAGGGCGCCGAGTACGCCGTCGCCGAGTCCTCCCTGGACGGCGACCTGTACGTCAACGCCAGCACCGTCCGCGCCCTGAACGGCGACAACCCGAGCACGGTCCTCTGGTCGAACACCGTCAAGCGCGACGCCGACAACGCCGACGACGGCGCCAGCATCTGGGGCCTGAAGGTGGCCGGCGGCACACTCGTCACCACCGCCCAGGACGACGAGAGGATCGGCACGTCACAGAACTCGGGCGGCGGCCGGCTCGCCTCACTCACCGTCTTCAGCGGCAAGGGCGCCGTGAAGTGGCAGCAGAAGGGCGTCGCCGCCGCGCCGATGTACCAGGACGTCGTCAGCGACGCCGACGGCAGCCACGTGCGGGTCGTCGACCAGAGCCAGAACATCCGCACGTTCAAACTGTCCAACGGCAAGCAGGAGAAGCTCACGCCGCTCCAGGCGGACGTCTCCTACGCGCAGGCCACCGACCTGGACAAGGACGGCACGTCCGACGTGGTCATGGCCGGCTCCTCCAACGGCGTCTGGGCCTACTCGGGCCCGTCGCTCGCTGACGGCAAGCCGGTGAAGCTGTGGCAGGCCACGGTTCCGGGGGCGGTGCACGACATCGAGACCGGTGACGTGAACGGCGACGGCAAGCCCGAGATCGTCGTCGCGGCCGACACAGCCGTGGTCGTCCTCAACGGCAAGACCGGCAAGACCCTCGCCACCATCGACGGCGCCGGCCAGTTCGTCCACACGGCGAAACTCAACGACCTTGACGGCGACGGCCAGCTGGACATCCTCGTCCCGACGAACACCCTGAACGCCTACTACGGCGACGGCCACAAGATCTGGTCGTACACCGCGCCGAAAGCCGTGGGCGCGGACGCCGTCTTCTCCGACCCGTCGGTCCTCGACGGCAAGGTCTACGCCTCGTACTCCAAGGGGAACTCGCTCGGCCTGGCCGACCCAGCGGCGGACGCGGTCGCGCTGAACGCCAAGACCGGGAAGGCCACGTGGGACGTCGCGCCGAAGGCCCCGGCCGCGTCCACCGACGGTGTGATCCACGGCGCCGTCACCTCGCACGGGACCTTCGCCTCGAAGGAGATCCCGTACGCGGAGGGCCACGCGGTCGCCTATCTGTGGGTCATCCAGTCGCAGGCCGGCGCGGGATCCACCGACGCCACCAGCTTCAGCCAGTACCTGGAGATCCGTGACGGCCGAACCGGTGCGGTCGTGCACTCGGCCATCGTCGGCGGTCTGTGGACGCACGGCAACTTCTTCACCGACGGCGGGATTCTCTACCAGGTGGGGACCTCCTCCTTCCGCGCCTTCAAGGGCCAGGGCACGGACGACTTCACCATCTTCGCGATCCCCGAGTCCCACAGCGCCGCCTTCGCGACAGGACCTGGCGGGCGCAAACTTCTGATCGGCGGGGTCGAGGGAGGGCTCTACGCCTGGGACCCGAGCGTCTTCAGCTCCACCAACTCCTACGCTGCCAGCGTCGGCAGCGCCATCGCGACCGGCGGCCGCAACTACCTGGCCGCCGACCTCGACGGTGACGGTGTCAGCGAGGTGCTGTCGCTCAACTCCGACGACTACGGGATGGACCGGATCGCCGAGAACCTGGGCGGCCGCTATCTGAGCACCGACAACGGCATCCACCAGATCGGCACATACAAGCTCTCGTGA
- a CDS encoding S8 family serine peptidase yields MHLPRPPRRRRAFWAAAAFTAAALLTAPLPAAAAETAPSAKVDSALSAAVADGGDASFFVVLKDQADLSGARTRTSHAAKAKSVYSELRAHARTSQKSISSFLDGEKVGHTDYWIANALEVTGGQDLIDKLAERPDVASVVRAQTYKLDDIQTADAKITASRTDSSADTADSPEWGVADIKADQVWDKYGARGEGIVIASVDSGVQYDHPDLVAQYRGNNGDGTFTHDYNFYDPSGTCPSDGTPCDNNGHGTHTMGTMVGKNGIGVAPDATWIAAKGCQADRCSDDNLLAAGQWILAPTDHNGQNPRPNLAPNIVNNSWGGDDTTFYQDIVEAWNAAGIFEAFAAGNDGDGTTCSTSHAPGSQKTSYGVGAYDSAGKIASFSGFGPSLVDGSMKPNISAPGVAVESTWPGSSYNTESGTSMATPHVAGAVALLWSAAPSLIGDIDATRALLDEGAINVDDTHCGGTADVNNVWGEGKLDILASVDKAPHTAGTVSGKVTDKATGKVLSGISVKATDATTGARTVTTDTDGTYALALNPGTYDFALSGYGYADAKVTDVEIAENQSLTQDVALSPVPSHKVTGTVLDVTGKALLGATVAVTGSPVAQVVTNAKGRYTFPEVAEGAYTLTVQPTAPVLCNGAYAGPLAVAADATKNVQVPARSDSADNSCAPAAYSWIAGAKKVALSGDEDSATIALPFPVKHYGVSYSTASVTTDGLVNFLSSRVGDYSNTALPTVGANSVKGFVAPLWDDLTLDKKSSVQTATTGTKGSREFAVVWNNAAYANGTSGRATFEAVFDEATGTVTLQYKSVADRGAGATVGIQNQAGSDALQYSYNQPVVTDGSAIRFTQGA; encoded by the coding sequence ATGCACCTGCCCCGACCGCCCCGGCGTAGACGCGCCTTCTGGGCGGCTGCCGCTTTCACCGCGGCCGCCCTGCTCACCGCACCACTACCCGCGGCCGCCGCCGAGACCGCCCCGTCGGCCAAGGTCGATTCCGCGCTGTCGGCCGCCGTGGCCGACGGCGGCGACGCTTCCTTCTTCGTCGTCCTGAAGGACCAGGCGGATCTGTCCGGTGCCCGGACCCGCACGTCGCACGCGGCGAAGGCCAAGTCCGTCTACAGCGAGCTGCGCGCGCACGCCAGGACCAGCCAGAAGTCGATCAGCTCCTTCCTCGACGGCGAAAAGGTCGGCCACACCGACTACTGGATCGCCAACGCCCTCGAAGTGACCGGCGGCCAGGACCTGATCGACAAGCTGGCCGAGCGCCCGGACGTCGCGTCCGTCGTCCGGGCGCAGACCTACAAGCTCGACGACATCCAGACCGCCGACGCGAAGATCACCGCGTCGCGCACGGACTCCTCCGCAGACACGGCCGACTCCCCCGAGTGGGGCGTCGCCGACATCAAGGCCGACCAGGTCTGGGACAAGTACGGGGCCCGCGGTGAGGGCATCGTGATCGCCAGCGTCGACTCGGGTGTCCAGTACGACCACCCCGATCTGGTGGCCCAGTACCGGGGCAACAACGGCGACGGCACGTTCACCCATGACTACAACTTCTACGACCCCTCCGGCACTTGCCCCTCCGACGGAACACCGTGCGACAACAACGGCCACGGCACCCACACCATGGGCACGATGGTCGGCAAGAACGGCATCGGTGTCGCGCCGGACGCCACCTGGATCGCTGCCAAGGGCTGCCAGGCCGACCGGTGCTCGGACGACAACCTGCTCGCGGCCGGTCAGTGGATCCTCGCGCCGACCGACCACAACGGCCAGAACCCGCGCCCCAACCTGGCGCCGAACATCGTCAACAACTCCTGGGGCGGCGACGACACGACGTTCTACCAGGACATTGTCGAAGCCTGGAACGCGGCGGGCATCTTCGAGGCGTTCGCGGCCGGCAACGACGGTGACGGCACGACCTGTTCCACCTCGCACGCCCCCGGCTCGCAGAAGACCTCGTACGGCGTCGGCGCCTACGACTCCGCCGGCAAGATCGCCTCGTTCTCCGGCTTCGGACCGTCACTGGTCGACGGCTCGATGAAGCCGAACATCTCGGCGCCCGGGGTCGCCGTCGAGTCGACCTGGCCCGGCTCCTCGTACAACACCGAGTCCGGAACGTCGATGGCCACACCCCATGTCGCCGGCGCCGTGGCCCTGTTGTGGTCGGCGGCCCCTTCGCTGATCGGTGACATCGACGCGACACGTGCGCTGCTCGACGAGGGCGCGATCAACGTTGACGACACCCACTGCGGCGGCACCGCCGATGTGAACAACGTGTGGGGTGAGGGCAAACTCGACATCCTCGCCTCCGTCGACAAGGCCCCGCACACGGCGGGCACCGTGTCCGGCAAGGTCACCGACAAGGCGACCGGCAAGGTCCTGTCCGGCATCAGCGTGAAGGCCACGGACGCCACCACCGGCGCCCGCACGGTCACCACCGACACCGACGGCACGTACGCGCTGGCCCTGAATCCGGGTACGTACGACTTCGCGCTCAGCGGGTACGGCTACGCCGATGCCAAGGTCACCGACGTCGAGATCGCCGAGAACCAGAGCCTGACGCAGGACGTCGCGCTCTCCCCGGTCCCCTCGCACAAGGTCACCGGAACCGTCCTCGACGTCACCGGCAAAGCGCTTCTCGGCGCGACCGTCGCGGTGACCGGCTCTCCCGTCGCCCAGGTCGTCACCAACGCCAAGGGCCGGTACACCTTCCCGGAGGTCGCCGAAGGCGCGTACACGCTGACCGTGCAACCGACCGCGCCGGTCCTGTGCAACGGCGCGTACGCCGGTCCGCTCGCCGTCGCCGCCGACGCCACCAAGAACGTCCAGGTCCCGGCCCGCTCCGACAGCGCAGACAACAGCTGCGCCCCTGCCGCGTACTCCTGGATCGCCGGTGCGAAGAAGGTCGCCCTGAGCGGTGACGAAGACTCCGCGACGATCGCGCTGCCCTTCCCGGTCAAGCACTACGGCGTCTCGTACTCCACCGCCTCGGTCACCACCGACGGTCTGGTGAACTTCCTGTCCTCACGGGTCGGGGACTACAGCAACACCGCGCTGCCCACCGTCGGTGCGAACAGCGTGAAGGGCTTCGTCGCCCCGCTCTGGGACGACCTGACGCTCGACAAGAAATCGTCCGTGCAGACGGCCACCACCGGCACCAAGGGCAGTCGCGAGTTCGCCGTCGTCTGGAACAACGCCGCCTATGCGAACGGCACTTCGGGCCGGGCGACCTTCGAGGCCGTCTTCGACGAGGCCACCGGCACCGTGACCCTCCAGTACAAGTCGGTCGCCGACCGGGGTGCGGGCGCCACCGTCGGCATCCAGAACCAGGCCGGTTCCGACGCCCTCCAGTACTCATACAACCAGCCGGTCGTCACCGACGGTTCGGCCATCCGTTTCACTCAGGGAGCCTAG